A stretch of Lacipirellulaceae bacterium DNA encodes these proteins:
- a CDS encoding endonuclease/exonuclease/phosphatase family protein gives MIWKAAHRSPHRHYDVWIYSDHGQEATAPYEQKYGRTIQEAIGRVVSEVQRVEFRLPTKALRHPGIDRSRWIGGGRIARAIFDREPPHGETTDELPVVVANGPIGLVYLSHSASEEEIRKLARAIVDGTGCPIVLTAKADGKAIAHRRSGEYLLPEQASSVLGEGHPFLREAAEDLVRLVHHPDSGDLVLSGWNPKGEPLSFALQHGAHGGPGAAETNAFVLAPPDTRLEAKGGNVLRPNDLRNAGLAHLCERNGFSISKATERSNTGFRPRFRMLTYNVHSCIGMDNRLSPARIARVIARSQADVVALQELDVVRKRTGHIDQAHEIARHLEMEFHFHPAWSLEEELYGDAILSRYPMRLVKADKLPNSLTGSHEPRGALWVEIMLGEDRIQIINTHLAVNSRIHAIQIEELAGQNWLESALERGPTILCGDFNFGPRSPHYKRLCKKLSDSQSVAGRPSPTWFSWKPMRRIDHIMISRKLYVTSAYVWADHLARQASDHLPLVVDLQLKAESFSADMNAPSEYVAPDSNAY, from the coding sequence TTGATCTGGAAAGCAGCGCATCGCTCACCACACCGGCACTACGATGTTTGGATCTACTCCGATCATGGGCAAGAAGCGACGGCTCCGTACGAGCAGAAGTATGGTCGTACGATTCAAGAGGCGATTGGAAGAGTCGTCTCCGAGGTCCAACGCGTTGAATTTCGTCTACCAACCAAGGCGTTGCGTCACCCCGGAATCGACCGCTCGCGTTGGATCGGCGGGGGACGCATCGCGAGAGCAATATTTGATCGTGAGCCACCACACGGCGAAACGACAGACGAATTGCCGGTTGTGGTCGCGAATGGCCCTATTGGGCTGGTCTATTTGTCGCACTCTGCTTCAGAGGAAGAAATAAGGAAGCTTGCCAGAGCGATAGTCGACGGTACAGGATGCCCGATTGTGCTAACGGCAAAGGCGGATGGTAAAGCCATCGCTCACAGAAGGTCAGGCGAGTACCTATTGCCAGAACAAGCAAGCAGCGTGTTGGGCGAGGGACATCCGTTTCTCAGAGAAGCAGCAGAAGATCTCGTTCGCTTGGTGCATCACCCTGACTCTGGGGACCTAGTCTTGAGCGGTTGGAACCCCAAGGGAGAGCCACTCTCATTCGCGCTCCAGCACGGAGCGCATGGCGGTCCTGGTGCAGCAGAGACAAACGCTTTTGTTCTCGCACCACCCGATACTCGACTTGAGGCGAAGGGTGGAAACGTGCTAAGGCCCAACGACCTCAGGAACGCAGGACTAGCTCATCTGTGCGAGCGGAATGGCTTTTCTATTTCCAAGGCAACGGAGCGTTCTAACACCGGTTTTCGTCCTCGTTTCCGCATGCTGACCTACAACGTCCATAGCTGCATCGGTATGGACAATCGCCTCTCACCAGCACGAATAGCACGCGTGATCGCTCGCAGTCAGGCGGACGTCGTCGCACTCCAAGAGCTAGATGTGGTGCGAAAACGAACCGGACATATCGATCAAGCGCATGAGATCGCACGGCACTTGGAAATGGAATTCCACTTCCATCCAGCTTGGTCTCTCGAAGAGGAGCTCTACGGGGATGCGATCCTCAGCCGTTATCCGATGCGGCTCGTCAAAGCCGACAAGTTGCCGAATTCACTCACAGGGAGTCACGAGCCCCGTGGTGCTCTTTGGGTCGAGATCATGCTCGGTGAGGATCGAATCCAGATTATCAACACTCATCTCGCGGTAAATTCACGCATCCATGCAATTCAGATAGAAGAACTCGCAGGTCAGAACTGGCTGGAAAGTGCGCTCGAAAGAGGTCCAACCATCCTCTGCGGAGACTTCAACTTCGGACCGCGCTCGCCACACTACAAACGGTTGTGTAAAAAACTATCGGACTCCCAAAGCGTAGCGGGTCGTCCCTCTCCTACTTGGTTCAGTTGGAAGCCGATGAGAAGAATCGACCACATTATGATCTCACGAAAGCTTTATGTTACAAGTGCGTACGTCTGGGCGGATCATCTCGCACGGCAAGCCTCTGACCACTTACCCTTAGTCGTTGATCTTCAATTGAAAGCTGAGAGCTTCAGTGCAGACATGAATGCCCCTTCAGAATATGTGGCACCAGATTCCAACGCTTACTGA
- a CDS encoding NADH-ubiquinone oxidoreductase-F iron-sulfur binding region domain-containing protein — MARLQPSSEQNPNGGIPKEAYRSLESALSQPSEQVLKEIEDAGLRGCGGAGFPTAQKWRMVAQTGAKQKFVICNADESEPGAFKDRVLMEGDPHLVIEGMALTAYAVGANEGIVYVRGEYEQSATQIERAIEQARQAGWLRNRLGDSEFLFDVHVHRGAGAYICGEETALLESLEGHRGEPRLRPPYPTTQGYLGQPTVVNNVETLCLVPPIVQRGGAWYRNIGHRGTSGTKVLTLSGHIKRAGAFEAPLGLTVREAIDWFGAGMREGSRFKMALTGGAAGTFVPADLLDTPLDYGAIEEGVALGSGVIMVFDESISAVDTLSWVLKFFRNESCGKCTPCREGSSVACNIVDRIAHGNGCSGDFSRLRQLARMLDLTSLCGLGKSIALPIGSALNHFAEDFLVRGAS, encoded by the coding sequence ATGGCTCGGCTACAACCATCGAGTGAACAAAATCCTAATGGCGGCATTCCGAAAGAAGCTTATAGATCACTCGAATCGGCACTTTCTCAGCCAAGTGAACAGGTATTGAAAGAGATTGAGGACGCCGGACTACGCGGTTGTGGGGGGGCTGGCTTTCCTACTGCCCAAAAATGGCGGATGGTAGCACAAACCGGGGCGAAACAGAAATTCGTCATCTGCAATGCCGATGAGTCAGAGCCAGGTGCCTTCAAAGATCGAGTTCTCATGGAGGGAGATCCCCACTTAGTCATTGAAGGCATGGCGCTGACAGCTTACGCAGTTGGAGCAAACGAAGGAATCGTTTATGTGCGTGGCGAATACGAGCAAAGTGCGACGCAAATTGAACGAGCGATAGAGCAGGCCCGCCAAGCTGGGTGGCTTCGAAATCGCCTCGGAGATTCTGAATTCCTCTTTGATGTTCACGTTCATCGTGGCGCAGGTGCGTATATCTGTGGAGAGGAAACGGCTCTGCTCGAATCTCTTGAGGGGCACCGCGGTGAACCAAGGTTACGACCGCCTTATCCCACAACTCAGGGATACCTGGGCCAACCAACGGTCGTAAACAATGTTGAAACCCTCTGCTTGGTCCCGCCGATCGTGCAGAGAGGTGGAGCCTGGTATCGGAACATTGGTCACCGTGGAACTTCGGGTACGAAAGTCTTAACGTTGTCGGGCCACATCAAGCGTGCTGGTGCCTTTGAAGCACCCCTCGGCTTGACCGTCAGGGAGGCGATCGACTGGTTCGGCGCTGGGATGCGAGAAGGCAGTCGATTCAAAATGGCGCTCACCGGAGGTGCTGCCGGCACATTCGTACCCGCTGATTTACTTGATACACCGCTCGACTATGGGGCAATTGAAGAAGGAGTTGCCTTAGGGTCGGGGGTTATTATGGTATTCGACGAGTCGATCTCTGCGGTCGATACTCTAAGCTGGGTATTGAAGTTTTTCCGCAATGAGTCTTGTGGGAAGTGCACTCCTTGTCGTGAAGGATCATCAGTCGCTTGCAACATCGTTGATCGCATCGCTCATGGCAACGGATGCTCAGGCGATTTCTCTCGGCTGAGGCAGCTAGCACGGATGCTCGATTTAACCTCTCTCTGTGGTCTGGGAAAATCGATAGCTCTGCCAATTGGTAGTGCCCTAAATCATTTCGCTGAAGATTTCTTGGTACGAGGTGCATCATGA
- the fdhF gene encoding formate dehydrogenase subunit alpha has protein sequence MMPPAETVRVCIDGHESRVDANISILEAARKLDIEIPTLCYHKDLSVVGSCRLCLVEIEGREGQYPACAESVQDGMEVFTESSDLSESRRFVLEMLLSNYLSEQLEANHSASEFLRWVRQYQAKSPPESSSPTHHPVDADSNPFIRVDLNKCILCTRCVRACAEVQGRFVLGVAERGPETRIIAGLGTDLLDARCESCGACSAYCPTEALIDRDKFESDSPDRLVRTTCGYCGVGCQFNLNVKEQRVISVTSHPDAPVNGMSLCVKGRYGYDFLHHNQRLKQPKIRRYLLDDIAFTRRPNDRGPWMEVDWETAIDLVARKLAAIKSQSGADALGFLSSAKCTNEENYLVQKLARQLIGTNNVDHCARLCHSSTVAGLGMAFGSGAMSNSMDDVVQEAKAMLIIGSNTTEQHPVFGAMIRQSVLRRKAKLIVADPRMIDMTEFATVHLRQRPGTDVALINGIMHLAIKNDWHNQDFIEQRCKGFEELKAMLEAYPPERVSQITGIPERRLCEAAEILCTNRPMAVIWAMGITQHTTGVFNVLSLANLQMLLGNMGIPGGGVNPLRGQNNVQGACDMGALPNVYPGYQPVNDEQTYKKFVEAWSLQDNGNGGEARFGLSQSSGLTVTELIEAAGENKIRGLYILGEDPAMTEPNVNHAVDCLQRAEFTVLQEIFPSETSKYADVLLPGAAFAEKNGTFTNTERRIQPVRKAIDPPGAALPDWQVLARLGTSLQRELDYYPHGTQSGWEYQDAAEVLAEINTLTPSYAGVTWNRVDAGERLQWPVLSESHDGTPILHVEKFTCGLGEFHPVEHLPPAEIPDDEYPLLLTTGRVLYHWHGGELTRRSQGLSAVYPNPIVEVSHEDARRSRIADGMTVSIQSRRGILVARAAVTDRVPEGLIFGSFHFPGLGNVNNLTISALDPVAKIPEYKVCSVRLQPYDEEQVSEADS, from the coding sequence ATGATGCCACCTGCAGAAACAGTGAGAGTTTGTATTGACGGTCACGAGAGTCGCGTCGATGCAAACATCTCGATCCTAGAAGCTGCCAGAAAGTTGGACATTGAGATTCCCACACTTTGCTACCACAAAGATCTTTCTGTGGTTGGCTCATGCCGACTTTGTCTCGTCGAGATTGAGGGTCGTGAGGGGCAGTATCCTGCCTGCGCTGAATCGGTTCAGGACGGGATGGAAGTCTTTACCGAGTCATCCGATCTTTCTGAGTCCCGACGATTCGTTCTCGAGATGTTGCTATCCAACTACCTTAGCGAACAACTGGAAGCAAACCATTCCGCTTCCGAGTTCTTACGTTGGGTCAGGCAATACCAAGCGAAAAGCCCTCCTGAAAGCTCTTCTCCGACGCATCATCCCGTTGATGCGGACTCCAACCCCTTTATTAGAGTCGACCTCAACAAATGCATTCTCTGCACTCGCTGCGTTCGTGCTTGCGCGGAAGTACAAGGGCGATTCGTCTTGGGAGTCGCTGAGCGTGGACCGGAAACCAGAATCATCGCAGGGCTTGGCACGGACCTACTTGACGCGCGCTGCGAGTCCTGCGGAGCCTGCTCAGCCTATTGTCCTACGGAGGCACTCATTGATCGTGACAAGTTTGAGTCGGATTCTCCGGACCGATTGGTCAGGACAACGTGTGGCTATTGTGGAGTTGGCTGCCAGTTCAACCTCAACGTGAAAGAGCAGCGTGTCATAAGCGTTACTTCACACCCAGACGCACCAGTGAACGGCATGTCGCTTTGTGTCAAAGGAAGATACGGATACGACTTTCTGCATCACAACCAGCGGTTGAAGCAACCAAAGATTCGCCGCTACCTCCTTGATGACATCGCATTCACCCGTCGTCCCAACGACAGGGGACCTTGGATGGAGGTCGATTGGGAAACAGCAATTGATCTAGTCGCCCGAAAGTTGGCTGCGATTAAGAGTCAATCTGGAGCAGATGCACTAGGATTCCTCTCCTCGGCGAAGTGCACCAATGAGGAGAACTATCTCGTCCAGAAACTGGCACGCCAACTCATCGGTACAAACAATGTCGATCACTGTGCACGGCTCTGCCACTCGTCGACAGTCGCTGGCTTAGGAATGGCGTTTGGGAGCGGTGCGATGAGTAATTCGATGGATGACGTTGTTCAGGAAGCAAAAGCAATGCTGATCATCGGTTCCAACACCACGGAGCAGCATCCTGTGTTTGGTGCAATGATTAGGCAGTCGGTGCTGCGTCGGAAGGCCAAACTCATTGTCGCTGATCCTCGAATGATCGATATGACGGAGTTTGCAACGGTGCACTTGCGGCAAAGACCTGGCACGGATGTCGCACTTATCAATGGAATCATGCACCTTGCCATCAAGAATGACTGGCATAATCAGGACTTCATTGAGCAACGCTGCAAAGGCTTTGAAGAACTGAAAGCAATGCTAGAAGCCTATCCGCCTGAGCGTGTTTCGCAGATAACCGGTATCCCTGAGAGGCGACTCTGCGAAGCGGCAGAAATACTCTGTACCAACCGTCCTATGGCTGTGATTTGGGCGATGGGGATTACTCAGCACACCACGGGAGTCTTCAACGTTCTCTCATTAGCAAACTTGCAGATGTTGCTAGGAAATATGGGCATCCCCGGTGGGGGAGTCAATCCGCTGCGTGGCCAAAACAACGTTCAGGGCGCCTGCGACATGGGAGCGCTACCCAACGTCTACCCTGGCTATCAGCCTGTTAATGATGAGCAGACCTACAAGAAATTCGTCGAAGCTTGGTCACTTCAAGACAATGGCAACGGTGGAGAAGCTCGATTTGGACTATCCCAGAGCAGCGGATTGACGGTTACCGAACTAATTGAGGCAGCAGGCGAGAATAAGATTAGGGGGCTCTACATCCTCGGTGAAGACCCGGCCATGACGGAGCCCAACGTCAATCATGCGGTGGATTGTTTACAACGGGCGGAGTTCACTGTCCTGCAGGAAATCTTTCCCTCAGAGACCTCAAAGTATGCAGACGTGCTACTGCCTGGGGCAGCTTTCGCAGAGAAGAATGGCACGTTTACGAATACCGAACGTAGGATCCAACCGGTACGTAAAGCGATTGATCCGCCTGGAGCTGCTTTGCCAGATTGGCAGGTCTTAGCACGACTTGGAACATCCCTGCAAAGAGAGCTGGACTATTACCCCCATGGCACGCAATCGGGGTGGGAATATCAGGATGCTGCTGAAGTGCTCGCAGAAATCAACACGCTGACACCGTCCTATGCAGGTGTCACCTGGAACCGCGTGGATGCCGGAGAAAGACTACAGTGGCCCGTCCTTTCTGAATCCCACGATGGGACACCGATTCTGCACGTCGAAAAGTTTACTTGTGGGCTCGGAGAGTTTCATCCCGTTGAACACCTTCCTCCAGCTGAAATACCGGACGACGAGTATCCCCTGCTTCTGACCACAGGTCGGGTTCTTTATCACTGGCATGGTGGAGAGTTGACCAGGCGCAGCCAAGGGCTTTCTGCCGTGTATCCTAATCCAATAGTCGAAGTCTCTCACGAGGATGCTCGAAGAAGTCGCATCGCAGACGGGATGACTGTGTCGATTCAATCGCGACGAGGGATCCTAGTTGCTCGGGCAGCGGTGACTGATCGCGTTCCAGAAGGCCTCATCTTTGGGAGCTTCCATTTCCCAGGCTTGGGCAACGTAAACAATCTTACGATCTCAGCACTTGATCCCGTGGCAAAGATTCCCGAGTACAAAGTCTGCAGTGTCAGACTTCAGCCATACGATGAGGAGCAAGTTTCAGAGGCTGATTCCTAA
- a CDS encoding universal stress protein: MKALCAIDGSAGSDAAVEMLGQFLSQDDDLVIFYYSPPEITVHGQSSPDSKLIEQARASLAERIFEHARELLPQQLAEHSMAITGQQKPRAGILAAIKTHRPDLIAVGARGTNRLGLPRIGSVSRAVVHSTDIPVLIARPSTRDHFESLRVLLCYDRIDANRDADALLGSLSFPENVKGRILHVVESPFVHGIPSWIEEEARTAENDPIAKAYIDQQDREFEELRQQLRDHCRELPAAFLESLPVVLSGSAGAQIVDYAEKEKMDLVVIGAHHSGPVTRLLVGSTSEHILNFASCSILIVPHHDLP; the protein is encoded by the coding sequence ATGAAAGCGTTATGTGCTATCGACGGGTCAGCAGGCAGCGATGCTGCCGTCGAGATGTTAGGTCAGTTCCTTTCCCAAGACGACGATCTTGTCATTTTCTATTACTCGCCCCCGGAGATTACTGTCCACGGTCAGTCGTCCCCTGATTCGAAGCTCATTGAGCAGGCCAGGGCCTCGCTTGCTGAGAGAATCTTCGAACATGCACGCGAGTTACTGCCACAGCAGCTAGCGGAGCACTCGATGGCCATCACCGGCCAGCAGAAGCCGCGAGCCGGAATTCTTGCAGCCATCAAGACGCATCGCCCTGACCTCATTGCTGTCGGCGCTCGGGGTACGAATCGTTTAGGTCTGCCAAGGATCGGGAGCGTCAGCCGAGCCGTTGTTCATTCCACAGATATCCCCGTCTTGATCGCACGCCCCAGTACTCGAGACCACTTTGAATCTCTACGAGTCCTTCTATGCTACGACCGCATCGATGCGAATAGAGATGCTGATGCTTTGCTCGGGAGTCTTTCATTTCCTGAGAATGTGAAGGGACGCATTCTGCATGTCGTGGAATCACCGTTTGTGCACGGCATACCGAGCTGGATTGAAGAAGAAGCGCGAACTGCCGAGAATGACCCAATAGCAAAAGCGTATATCGATCAGCAGGACAGAGAGTTTGAGGAACTCAGGCAACAACTACGAGACCATTGCCGAGAGTTACCTGCGGCATTCCTCGAGAGTCTGCCGGTTGTTCTCTCAGGTAGCGCAGGAGCACAAATCGTGGATTATGCTGAGAAAGAGAAAATGGATCTTGTCGTCATTGGAGCCCATCACAGCGGGCCAGTGACGCGGCTCCTCGTTGGGAGCACCTCCGAGCACATCTTGAACTTCGCAAGCTGCTCAATACTAATAGTACCCCACCATGATCTTCCGTAG
- a CDS encoding hemerythrin domain-containing protein, translated as MAAGEWDHELFKVIKRKNEELYDSIEAVRLLVAGRSYEKLDLEKTMDELHDLLELHFEIEERGGYLADLVKNEPRYEARVGTLLSEHRALLEQCEKLRLLVRSGVESPAFQTRIESDFHKFLSRFLAHEHAEHQLLQGAFSDDIGSGD; from the coding sequence ATGGCCGCTGGTGAATGGGACCATGAGCTATTCAAGGTCATCAAACGAAAGAATGAGGAACTCTACGACTCAATCGAAGCCGTTCGTCTGTTAGTGGCTGGACGATCCTACGAGAAGCTTGATCTAGAAAAGACGATGGACGAGCTGCATGACTTACTCGAGCTCCACTTCGAGATAGAAGAACGGGGCGGCTACTTAGCCGACCTTGTCAAGAATGAACCACGATACGAAGCACGGGTTGGTACTCTCTTGTCTGAGCATCGAGCTTTACTTGAACAGTGTGAGAAATTGCGACTGCTTGTTCGCTCGGGCGTCGAATCGCCCGCATTCCAGACCCGCATCGAGAGCGATTTCCACAAGTTCTTGTCGAGATTTCTTGCCCACGAACACGCAGAGCACCAACTCTTGCAGGGCGCGTTTAGCGACGACATTGGCTCCGGCGATTGA
- the ppsA gene encoding phosphoenolpyruvate synthase gives MANVQTSTAYIRWFDDLTIKDVDTVGGKNASLGELIRELQPKGIKVPDGFATTADAFCYFLRDSGLDTFIAETLAEIDVHDVASLQKGGNAIRQAIVTQPLPTDLELEIVDAYTQLRSRSVCDPDALLEVAVRSSATAEDLPDASFAGQQETYLNVRGESDLLQTCRRCFASLYTDRAISYRIDKGFDHQQVALSIGVQEMVRSDLGAAGVMFTIDTESGFPDVILINSAYGLGENVVQGAVIPDEFYVFKPTLKQGFDAIVRKKLGSKEFKLIYDTGGGRMTKNVPVDSSDRHRFSISDSEVLQLARWGQIIETHYSEQAGTPRPMDIEWAKDGITGDLFIVQARPETVQSQKSLDCLEQYRLLSQGKVLATGRAVGSKIGTGSVHCITDVSQLSGFQKGEVLIAEKTDPDWEPVMKKAAAIVTERGGRTCHAAIVSRELGLPAVVGVEKATHALKDGQAVTVSCSEGDVGKVYEGTLDFQVDRISLADLPRPKTQVMMNLANPEQAFSLAAVPNDGVGLARMEFIINDTIKIHPMALLNFEKIDHWNTRSTIDTLTRGFADKATFFVDRLAQGIATIAAAFYPKDVIVRMSDFKTNEYANLIGGEPFEPREENPMIGFRGAARYYHPRYKEAFGLECRAIRKVREEMGLINVKLMIPFCRTADEGRQVQAVMAQHGLERGSNGLEIYVMCELPSNVFNAEEFAEIFDGFSIGSNDLTQLILGVDRDSEIVANIFDERNPAVVSAIESVISVAKAKGRKIGICGQAPSDYPDFAQMLVKAGIDSISLTPDAILSTTVKIDEAEKSLKERICQQS, from the coding sequence ATGGCTAACGTGCAAACTAGTACCGCTTACATTCGCTGGTTCGATGACCTGACTATCAAGGATGTTGATACGGTCGGCGGCAAGAACGCCTCCTTAGGCGAGTTGATTCGTGAGTTGCAGCCCAAAGGCATCAAAGTTCCCGACGGGTTCGCCACGACGGCTGACGCATTTTGCTATTTTCTCCGCGATTCTGGGCTCGATACTTTTATCGCAGAAACTCTCGCCGAGATCGATGTTCACGACGTAGCAAGCCTGCAAAAAGGGGGCAACGCAATCCGCCAAGCAATCGTCACGCAACCGTTGCCAACGGATTTGGAGCTAGAAATCGTAGATGCTTACACGCAACTGCGATCGCGATCTGTATGTGATCCCGACGCACTGCTTGAGGTTGCCGTGAGAAGTAGTGCCACTGCTGAGGACCTCCCGGACGCAAGCTTTGCCGGCCAGCAAGAAACCTACTTGAATGTGCGTGGAGAATCCGACTTACTTCAGACGTGTCGGCGCTGCTTCGCGTCTCTTTATACCGACCGTGCTATTTCCTATCGGATTGATAAGGGCTTTGATCATCAACAAGTAGCCCTTTCCATAGGAGTCCAGGAAATGGTGCGTTCTGATTTGGGTGCTGCCGGTGTCATGTTCACGATCGATACCGAAAGTGGATTTCCCGATGTCATTCTTATCAATTCCGCCTACGGACTTGGAGAAAACGTCGTACAAGGTGCTGTAATCCCTGATGAATTCTATGTCTTCAAACCTACACTGAAGCAGGGCTTCGATGCCATTGTGCGAAAGAAGCTTGGCTCCAAGGAGTTCAAGTTGATTTATGACACCGGTGGGGGAAGAATGACGAAAAATGTGCCCGTAGATTCGTCTGACCGCCATCGTTTTTCGATTAGCGACTCCGAGGTTCTCCAACTCGCCCGTTGGGGACAGATCATCGAAACTCACTACAGTGAGCAGGCAGGGACACCTCGCCCAATGGACATCGAGTGGGCCAAGGATGGGATCACAGGCGATCTGTTTATTGTCCAGGCAAGACCTGAAACGGTTCAGTCGCAAAAGTCGCTGGATTGCCTAGAGCAGTATCGTCTACTGTCTCAAGGAAAAGTGCTGGCCACGGGCCGAGCGGTCGGCTCAAAAATCGGCACCGGCTCAGTTCATTGCATCACTGACGTAAGCCAGCTTAGCGGTTTTCAAAAGGGAGAGGTCCTGATCGCTGAGAAGACCGATCCAGATTGGGAACCTGTCATGAAGAAAGCTGCTGCGATCGTTACCGAGCGTGGCGGTAGGACATGCCACGCTGCAATCGTCAGTCGTGAGTTGGGACTACCTGCAGTGGTGGGTGTCGAGAAGGCAACCCATGCCCTCAAGGACGGTCAAGCAGTCACTGTTTCTTGCAGTGAAGGAGATGTTGGTAAGGTCTACGAGGGGACCTTGGATTTTCAAGTTGACCGCATATCGCTAGCCGATCTTCCGCGCCCCAAAACGCAAGTCATGATGAACCTTGCGAACCCTGAACAGGCGTTTTCTCTGGCTGCCGTTCCTAATGACGGAGTCGGCCTCGCTAGAATGGAGTTCATCATCAACGATACCATCAAGATTCACCCGATGGCTCTTCTGAATTTTGAGAAAATCGATCACTGGAATACTCGCTCTACCATCGATACCCTCACCCGCGGGTTCGCTGATAAGGCGACCTTCTTTGTTGATCGGCTTGCGCAGGGCATCGCGACTATTGCTGCCGCGTTCTACCCGAAGGACGTGATCGTACGGATGAGCGACTTCAAGACGAATGAATACGCCAACCTAATCGGAGGAGAGCCGTTTGAACCGCGCGAAGAGAATCCTATGATCGGCTTTCGTGGCGCTGCTCGATACTACCACCCTCGCTACAAGGAGGCGTTTGGCCTTGAGTGCCGAGCGATCCGCAAAGTTCGCGAGGAAATGGGGCTGATCAACGTGAAACTGATGATTCCCTTCTGTCGGACGGCAGATGAGGGGAGGCAGGTTCAGGCCGTCATGGCACAGCACGGTTTGGAGCGTGGGAGCAACGGCCTGGAAATCTACGTGATGTGCGAACTGCCTAGCAATGTGTTTAATGCGGAAGAGTTTGCAGAAATCTTTGATGGATTTTCAATTGGTTCGAACGACCTCACACAACTTATCCTTGGAGTCGATCGCGACTCAGAAATCGTCGCCAACATCTTTGATGAGCGAAATCCGGCGGTCGTCAGTGCTATTGAGTCGGTTATCAGTGTGGCGAAGGCCAAAGGCCGGAAAATAGGCATCTGTGGACAAGCGCCAAGCGACTACCCCGACTTTGCGCAAATGCTTGTCAAAGCGGGCATCGACAGCATATCGCTCACGCCCGACGCCATTCTTTCAACGACCGTCAAGATCGACGAAGCCGAGAAGTCGCTGAAGGAGCGAATATGCCAACAGTCCTAG